A part of Acipenser ruthenus chromosome 12, fAciRut3.2 maternal haplotype, whole genome shotgun sequence genomic DNA contains:
- the hps3 gene encoding Hermansky-Pudlak syndrome 3 protein isoform X3 has protein sequence MVHVYNCHPFASQQIVPTDQEPGLFCCGGDALFVVSAGGCRIEAFQLQREEECTLLCRFATMGKVLSIAHSEIGDYLVTIEEKSKATYLRAYTNWRYQAVEKTRVAVRMLGHFLRGSSFRAAPKEQMEIIEIPLFDPPLCFSCCQVTGDLLVGCRKSLVLFSLKKQDVNDPLSVLDFERSLIVHVPGWTPTRVCFCDGYVAIQMELEILIVKLEHFHQQPTNDNVLVSKDINTSIDIEDKGLMRQVPQADVSQLEQDDFYICQKHQELLGEEARECGVSVTLEWTGMEHEAGDSLGVSYILYRRFAPDYFQGHTVEETHLHSLQLLPIFTVTSSQDLSCEKKEREPLSMFCFLSMPNTGYLYSIRNGVELISSYQYPEKAQQAVLSNQFLHVITRNALQCFTVRCSAVAARTEDPYVDTTMKACPPFTMDVCALRIQLFIGLKALCHFKNHVILLTKAAVDGDGGSGRGPKKAPQVKDQKILTGIFLAIDLKSPSPGLERLLSRSLSSKKSTSTKQRVLSESGHGWNLYVVNTVSTLHLYSEMVEYSKKYETSSPQAQSCIHLLSEAHLLLRADLLDPGVRDPAERGELEAAFRESCAQLGDCYSRFDKRDFHLALPYYKMSGLSVTDVIERNVAFSQKSKSFGKGFLFYLKHSLYEESSEELSEETAGQVLHIFSTAEPSQLPHLVCSPCMLHANHATAFTCLEKLEATFPSVIVTLTKAAVALKMENLEQYKTEMGRHAEMLQVYGFIEEPKLLLLLSHEGKSIEPTALAHHLKETQEGLLVASVVALHENNKVKLGEADTFFKELCRETGDEKDGPQLLVDFWEALLVASTQEAVIQELLFKLSTVYIDRISTKENSGIKPLKTAEDLINSCSHYGLIFPWVSVITPSDFNMDHHYQEDLQKLQSLLSGPSLDPSSIFPLLEQLSDNESPGLSIHVLCATKLGDYESCIDKLLERCPQAIIPYANHELQHEKQPLWWQKVLPELCKKTKCEGNENNTFLSSLKETLLVVAMELDPLDFLNLIPDDGTAAFFLPYVLECSQKNLMT, from the exons ATGGTTCATGTATACAACTGCCACCCGTTTGCATCCCAGCAGATTGTACCCACAGACCAGGAGCCCGGGTTGTTCTGCTGCGGAGGCGATGCTCTGTTCGTGGTGTCTGCGGGAGGATGTAGAATCGAGGCGTTTCAGCTGCAGCGAGAGGAAGAATGCACACTTCTGTGCAGATTTGCAACCATGGGGAAAGTGCTGAGCATCGCACACAGTGAAATAG GGGACTACCTTGTTACAATCGAAGAGAAGAGCAAAGCCACTTATTTACGGGCCTACACAAACTGGAGGTACCAGGCTGTAGAAAAAACAAGAGTGGCTGTCCGCATGCTGGGGCACTTTCTGAGGGGCTCATCCTTTCGAGCAGCCCCCAAAGAGCAGATGGAAATAATTGAGATTCCCCTCTTTGACCCTCCCCTGTGCTTTTCATGCTGTCAGGTCACAGGTGATCTGCTCGTGGGCTGCAGAAAGAGCTTGGTTCTCTTTAGCCTAAAGAAACAGGATGTGAACGATCCACTGTCTGTTCTCGATTTTGAGCGGTCCCTAATTGTGCATGTGCCGGGCTGGACACCCACACGGGTCTGTTTCTGTGACGGTTACGTGGCTATACAGATGGAACTGGAAATTTTAATAGTAAAACTGGAACACTTTCATCAACAGCCTACAAATGACAATGTTCTTGTATCCAAGGATATTAATACTTCCATAGATATTGAAGATAAAG GTCTGATGAGACAAGTGCCTCAGGCTGATGTGTCCCAGCTGGAGCAGGATGATTTCTACATCTGTCAGAAGCACCAGGAGTTGCTGGGGGAGGAAGCACGGGAATGTGGAGTGTCGGTCACACTGGAGTGGACAGGCATGGAACACGAGGCCGGAGACAGTCTTGGAGTGTCATACATTCTGTACAG acGTTTTGCTCCTGATTATTTTCAGGGACATACTGTAGAGGAGACACATTTACATTCTCTTCAGTTGCTGCCCATTTTCACTGTAACCA GCAGCCAGGATCTTTCCTgtgaaaagaaagagagagagcctCTGAGCATGTTCTGTTTTCTCTCAATGCCGAACACTGGCTACCTTTACAGCATCAGAAATGGTGTGGAGCTGATCTCTTCTTACCAGTATCCAGAAAAGGCACAGCAGGCAGTGCTTAGCAATCAGTTCCTGCATGTCATCACCAG AAACGCCTTGCAGTGCTTTACAGTGAGGTGTAGTGCAGTAGCAGCCCGCACTGAGGATCCCTACGTTGACACAACCATGAAG GCCTGCCCTCCCTTTACAATGGACGTTTGTGCGCTTCGGATACAGCTTTTCATTGGACTGAAAGCCCTGTGCCACTTTAAAAACCACGTCATCCTGCTCACTAAAGCTGCCGTTGATGGCGATGGAGGGAGTGGAAGGGGGCCAAAAAAGGCAcc CCAAGTGAAAGATCAAAAAATCCTTACAGGGATTTTCCTAGCAATAGATCTAAAATCTCCTTCACCTGGACTAGAGAGGCTCCTGTCCAGATCACTCTC GTCTAAAAAGTCAACCAGTACAAAGCAAAGGGTGTTGTCTGAAAGTGGCCACGGATGGAATCTGTATGTTGTTAATACTGTTTCAACACTTCACCTCTACAGTGAAATG GTGGAGTACAGTAAGAAGTACGAGACCAGCAGCCCCCAAGCTCAGAGCTGTATCCATCTCCTGAGTGAGGCCCACCTGCTCCTGAGGGCAGATCTCCTGGACCCTGGCGTGAGGGATCCAGCAGAACGAGGGGAGCTAGAGGCAGCGTTCCGGGAGAGCTGTGCCCAGCTCGGAGACTGCTACAGCAG gtttgaTAAAAGAGATTTTCATCTTGCCCTTCCCTACTACAAGATGTCTGGTCTGTCAGTGACGGATGTCATTGAGAGAAATGTTGCGTTTTCACAGAAATCCAAAAGCTTTGGAAAaggctttctgttttatttgaagCACTCCCTTTATGAGGAATCAAGCGAAGAACTAAGTGAA GAGACCGCAGGTCAAGTTTTGCACATCTTCAGCACAGCAGAACCCAGCCAGCTGCCCCATCTTGTGTGCAGTCCATGCATGCTTCATGCAAACCATGCTACTGCATTTACCTGTCTGGAGAAGCTGGAGGCAACGTTCCCCTCTGTGATAGTTACACTGACCAAAGCGGCCGTTGCACTGAAAATGGAGAACCTGGAACAGTATAAAACAGAAATGGGGCGCCATGCAGAG ATGCTGCAAGTCTATGGTTTCATTGAAGAgccaaagctgctgctgctgctcagtcATGAAGGTAAATCCATTGAACCCACTGCTCTGGCGCACCATCTGAAAGAGACCCAGGAGGGGCTGCTGGTGGCTTCGGTAGTGGCACTGCATGAGAATAACAAAGTGAAGCTGGGGGAGGCAGATACGTTCTTCAAG GAGCTCTGCAGAGAGACTGGTGATGAGAAAGATGGTCCTCAGCTGTTAGTTGATTTTTGGGAAGCACTCTTAGTGGCTTCTACCCAGGAAGCAGTAATCCAGGAGCTCCTGTTTAAACTGTCAACAGTGTACATTGATCGAATCTCCACTAAAGAGAACTCTGGCATAAAGCCGCTAAAAACGGCAGAAGATCTG ATCAATTCTTGCTCTCACTATGGATTGATTTTCCCATGGGTGAGTGTTATAACCCCGTCTGATTTTAACATGGATCACCATTACCAGGAAGACTTgcaaaaattacag TCTTTGTTAAGCGGTCCCTCTCTTGATCCATCATCAATATTTCCTTTACTGGAGCAACTGTCTGATAACGAGAGCCCTGGGCTCAGTATACATGTTCTCTGTGCCACGAAACTGGGAGACTATGAGAGCTGCATTGACAAGCTACTGGAGAGATGCCCACAAGCCATTATACCGTATGCAAACCATGAGCTTCAGCATGAAAAACAG CCTCTTTGGTGGCAGAAGGTTTTGCCTGaactttgtaaaaaaacaaaatgtgaggGGAATGAAAACAACACTTTCTTGTCTTCACTGAAAG AAACATTATTGGTTGTTGCCATGGAGCTGGACCCTCTGGATTTTCTGAACTTGATACCAGATGATGGAACAGCAGCATTTTTTCTGCCTTATGTGCTTGAATGCAGTCAAAAGAATTTGATGACATGA
- the hps3 gene encoding Hermansky-Pudlak syndrome 3 protein isoform X1, which translates to MVHVYNCHPFASQQIVPTDQEPGLFCCGGDALFVVSAGGCRIEAFQLQREEECTLLCRFATMGKVLSIAHSEIGDYLVTIEEKSKATYLRAYTNWRYQAVEKTRVAVRMLGHFLRGSSFRAAPKEQMEIIEIPLFDPPLCFSCCQVTGDLLVGCRKSLVLFSLKKQDVNDPLSVLDFERSLIVHVPGWTPTRVCFCDGYVAIQMELEILIVKLEHFHQQPTNDNVLVSKDINTSIDIEDKGLMRQVPQADVSQLEQDDFYICQKHQELLGEEARECGVSVTLEWTGMEHEAGDSLGVSYILYRRFAPDYFQGHTVEETHLHSLQLLPIFTVTSSQDLSCEKKEREPLSMFCFLSMPNTGYLYSIRNGVELISSYQYPEKAQQAVLSNQFLHVITRNALQCFTVRCSAVAARTEDPYVDTTMKACPPFTMDVCALRIQLFIGLKALCHFKNHVILLTKAAVDGDGGSGRGPKKAPSKKSTSTKQRVLSESGHGWNLYVVNTVSTLHLYSEMVEYSKKYETSSPQAQSCIHLLSEAHLLLRADLLDPGVRDPAERGELEAAFRESCAQLGDCYSRFDKRDFHLALPYYKMSGLSVTDVIERNVAFSQKSKSFGKGFLFYLKHSLYEESSEELSEETAGQVLHIFSTAEPSQLPHLVCSPCMLHANHATAFTCLEKLEATFPSVIVTLTKAAVALKMENLEQYKTEMGRHAEMLQVYGFIEEPKLLLLLSHEGKSIEPTALAHHLKETQEGLLVASVVALHENNKVKLGEADTFFKELCRETGDEKDGPQLLVDFWEALLVASTQEAVIQELLFKLSTVYIDRISTKENSGIKPLKTAEDLINSCSHYGLIFPWVSVITPSDFNMDHHYQEDLQKLQSLLSGPSLDPSSIFPLLEQLSDNESPGLSIHVLCATKLGDYESCIDKLLERCPQAIIPYANHELQHEKQPLWWQKVLPELCKKTKCEGNENNTFLSSLKETLLVVAMELDPLDFLNLIPDDGTAAFFLPYVLECSQKNLMT; encoded by the exons ATGGTTCATGTATACAACTGCCACCCGTTTGCATCCCAGCAGATTGTACCCACAGACCAGGAGCCCGGGTTGTTCTGCTGCGGAGGCGATGCTCTGTTCGTGGTGTCTGCGGGAGGATGTAGAATCGAGGCGTTTCAGCTGCAGCGAGAGGAAGAATGCACACTTCTGTGCAGATTTGCAACCATGGGGAAAGTGCTGAGCATCGCACACAGTGAAATAG GGGACTACCTTGTTACAATCGAAGAGAAGAGCAAAGCCACTTATTTACGGGCCTACACAAACTGGAGGTACCAGGCTGTAGAAAAAACAAGAGTGGCTGTCCGCATGCTGGGGCACTTTCTGAGGGGCTCATCCTTTCGAGCAGCCCCCAAAGAGCAGATGGAAATAATTGAGATTCCCCTCTTTGACCCTCCCCTGTGCTTTTCATGCTGTCAGGTCACAGGTGATCTGCTCGTGGGCTGCAGAAAGAGCTTGGTTCTCTTTAGCCTAAAGAAACAGGATGTGAACGATCCACTGTCTGTTCTCGATTTTGAGCGGTCCCTAATTGTGCATGTGCCGGGCTGGACACCCACACGGGTCTGTTTCTGTGACGGTTACGTGGCTATACAGATGGAACTGGAAATTTTAATAGTAAAACTGGAACACTTTCATCAACAGCCTACAAATGACAATGTTCTTGTATCCAAGGATATTAATACTTCCATAGATATTGAAGATAAAG GTCTGATGAGACAAGTGCCTCAGGCTGATGTGTCCCAGCTGGAGCAGGATGATTTCTACATCTGTCAGAAGCACCAGGAGTTGCTGGGGGAGGAAGCACGGGAATGTGGAGTGTCGGTCACACTGGAGTGGACAGGCATGGAACACGAGGCCGGAGACAGTCTTGGAGTGTCATACATTCTGTACAG acGTTTTGCTCCTGATTATTTTCAGGGACATACTGTAGAGGAGACACATTTACATTCTCTTCAGTTGCTGCCCATTTTCACTGTAACCA GCAGCCAGGATCTTTCCTgtgaaaagaaagagagagagcctCTGAGCATGTTCTGTTTTCTCTCAATGCCGAACACTGGCTACCTTTACAGCATCAGAAATGGTGTGGAGCTGATCTCTTCTTACCAGTATCCAGAAAAGGCACAGCAGGCAGTGCTTAGCAATCAGTTCCTGCATGTCATCACCAG AAACGCCTTGCAGTGCTTTACAGTGAGGTGTAGTGCAGTAGCAGCCCGCACTGAGGATCCCTACGTTGACACAACCATGAAG GCCTGCCCTCCCTTTACAATGGACGTTTGTGCGCTTCGGATACAGCTTTTCATTGGACTGAAAGCCCTGTGCCACTTTAAAAACCACGTCATCCTGCTCACTAAAGCTGCCGTTGATGGCGATGGAGGGAGTGGAAGGGGGCCAAAAAAGGCAcc GTCTAAAAAGTCAACCAGTACAAAGCAAAGGGTGTTGTCTGAAAGTGGCCACGGATGGAATCTGTATGTTGTTAATACTGTTTCAACACTTCACCTCTACAGTGAAATG GTGGAGTACAGTAAGAAGTACGAGACCAGCAGCCCCCAAGCTCAGAGCTGTATCCATCTCCTGAGTGAGGCCCACCTGCTCCTGAGGGCAGATCTCCTGGACCCTGGCGTGAGGGATCCAGCAGAACGAGGGGAGCTAGAGGCAGCGTTCCGGGAGAGCTGTGCCCAGCTCGGAGACTGCTACAGCAG gtttgaTAAAAGAGATTTTCATCTTGCCCTTCCCTACTACAAGATGTCTGGTCTGTCAGTGACGGATGTCATTGAGAGAAATGTTGCGTTTTCACAGAAATCCAAAAGCTTTGGAAAaggctttctgttttatttgaagCACTCCCTTTATGAGGAATCAAGCGAAGAACTAAGTGAA GAGACCGCAGGTCAAGTTTTGCACATCTTCAGCACAGCAGAACCCAGCCAGCTGCCCCATCTTGTGTGCAGTCCATGCATGCTTCATGCAAACCATGCTACTGCATTTACCTGTCTGGAGAAGCTGGAGGCAACGTTCCCCTCTGTGATAGTTACACTGACCAAAGCGGCCGTTGCACTGAAAATGGAGAACCTGGAACAGTATAAAACAGAAATGGGGCGCCATGCAGAG ATGCTGCAAGTCTATGGTTTCATTGAAGAgccaaagctgctgctgctgctcagtcATGAAGGTAAATCCATTGAACCCACTGCTCTGGCGCACCATCTGAAAGAGACCCAGGAGGGGCTGCTGGTGGCTTCGGTAGTGGCACTGCATGAGAATAACAAAGTGAAGCTGGGGGAGGCAGATACGTTCTTCAAG GAGCTCTGCAGAGAGACTGGTGATGAGAAAGATGGTCCTCAGCTGTTAGTTGATTTTTGGGAAGCACTCTTAGTGGCTTCTACCCAGGAAGCAGTAATCCAGGAGCTCCTGTTTAAACTGTCAACAGTGTACATTGATCGAATCTCCACTAAAGAGAACTCTGGCATAAAGCCGCTAAAAACGGCAGAAGATCTG ATCAATTCTTGCTCTCACTATGGATTGATTTTCCCATGGGTGAGTGTTATAACCCCGTCTGATTTTAACATGGATCACCATTACCAGGAAGACTTgcaaaaattacag TCTTTGTTAAGCGGTCCCTCTCTTGATCCATCATCAATATTTCCTTTACTGGAGCAACTGTCTGATAACGAGAGCCCTGGGCTCAGTATACATGTTCTCTGTGCCACGAAACTGGGAGACTATGAGAGCTGCATTGACAAGCTACTGGAGAGATGCCCACAAGCCATTATACCGTATGCAAACCATGAGCTTCAGCATGAAAAACAG CCTCTTTGGTGGCAGAAGGTTTTGCCTGaactttgtaaaaaaacaaaatgtgaggGGAATGAAAACAACACTTTCTTGTCTTCACTGAAAG AAACATTATTGGTTGTTGCCATGGAGCTGGACCCTCTGGATTTTCTGAACTTGATACCAGATGATGGAACAGCAGCATTTTTTCTGCCTTATGTGCTTGAATGCAGTCAAAAGAATTTGATGACATGA
- the hps3 gene encoding Hermansky-Pudlak syndrome 3 protein isoform X2 — protein sequence MLGHFLRGSSFRAAPKEQMEIIEIPLFDPPLCFSCCQVTGDLLVGCRKSLVLFSLKKQDVNDPLSVLDFERSLIVHVPGWTPTRVCFCDGYVAIQMELEILIVKLEHFHQQPTNDNVLVSKDINTSIDIEDKGLMRQVPQADVSQLEQDDFYICQKHQELLGEEARECGVSVTLEWTGMEHEAGDSLGVSYILYRRFAPDYFQGHTVEETHLHSLQLLPIFTVTSSQDLSCEKKEREPLSMFCFLSMPNTGYLYSIRNGVELISSYQYPEKAQQAVLSNQFLHVITRNALQCFTVRCSAVAARTEDPYVDTTMKACPPFTMDVCALRIQLFIGLKALCHFKNHVILLTKAAVDGDGGSGRGPKKAPSKKSTSTKQRVLSESGHGWNLYVVNTVSTLHLYSEMVEYSKKYETSSPQAQSCIHLLSEAHLLLRADLLDPGVRDPAERGELEAAFRESCAQLGDCYSRFDKRDFHLALPYYKMSGLSVTDVIERNVAFSQKSKSFGKGFLFYLKHSLYEESSEELSEETAGQVLHIFSTAEPSQLPHLVCSPCMLHANHATAFTCLEKLEATFPSVIVTLTKAAVALKMENLEQYKTEMGRHAEMLQVYGFIEEPKLLLLLSHEGKSIEPTALAHHLKETQEGLLVASVVALHENNKVKLGEADTFFKELCRETGDEKDGPQLLVDFWEALLVASTQEAVIQELLFKLSTVYIDRISTKENSGIKPLKTAEDLINSCSHYGLIFPWVSVITPSDFNMDHHYQEDLQKLQSLLSGPSLDPSSIFPLLEQLSDNESPGLSIHVLCATKLGDYESCIDKLLERCPQAIIPYANHELQHEKQPLWWQKVLPELCKKTKCEGNENNTFLSSLKETLLVVAMELDPLDFLNLIPDDGTAAFFLPYVLECSQKNLMT from the exons ATGCTGGGGCACTTTCTGAGGGGCTCATCCTTTCGAGCAGCCCCCAAAGAGCAGATGGAAATAATTGAGATTCCCCTCTTTGACCCTCCCCTGTGCTTTTCATGCTGTCAGGTCACAGGTGATCTGCTCGTGGGCTGCAGAAAGAGCTTGGTTCTCTTTAGCCTAAAGAAACAGGATGTGAACGATCCACTGTCTGTTCTCGATTTTGAGCGGTCCCTAATTGTGCATGTGCCGGGCTGGACACCCACACGGGTCTGTTTCTGTGACGGTTACGTGGCTATACAGATGGAACTGGAAATTTTAATAGTAAAACTGGAACACTTTCATCAACAGCCTACAAATGACAATGTTCTTGTATCCAAGGATATTAATACTTCCATAGATATTGAAGATAAAG GTCTGATGAGACAAGTGCCTCAGGCTGATGTGTCCCAGCTGGAGCAGGATGATTTCTACATCTGTCAGAAGCACCAGGAGTTGCTGGGGGAGGAAGCACGGGAATGTGGAGTGTCGGTCACACTGGAGTGGACAGGCATGGAACACGAGGCCGGAGACAGTCTTGGAGTGTCATACATTCTGTACAG acGTTTTGCTCCTGATTATTTTCAGGGACATACTGTAGAGGAGACACATTTACATTCTCTTCAGTTGCTGCCCATTTTCACTGTAACCA GCAGCCAGGATCTTTCCTgtgaaaagaaagagagagagcctCTGAGCATGTTCTGTTTTCTCTCAATGCCGAACACTGGCTACCTTTACAGCATCAGAAATGGTGTGGAGCTGATCTCTTCTTACCAGTATCCAGAAAAGGCACAGCAGGCAGTGCTTAGCAATCAGTTCCTGCATGTCATCACCAG AAACGCCTTGCAGTGCTTTACAGTGAGGTGTAGTGCAGTAGCAGCCCGCACTGAGGATCCCTACGTTGACACAACCATGAAG GCCTGCCCTCCCTTTACAATGGACGTTTGTGCGCTTCGGATACAGCTTTTCATTGGACTGAAAGCCCTGTGCCACTTTAAAAACCACGTCATCCTGCTCACTAAAGCTGCCGTTGATGGCGATGGAGGGAGTGGAAGGGGGCCAAAAAAGGCAcc GTCTAAAAAGTCAACCAGTACAAAGCAAAGGGTGTTGTCTGAAAGTGGCCACGGATGGAATCTGTATGTTGTTAATACTGTTTCAACACTTCACCTCTACAGTGAAATG GTGGAGTACAGTAAGAAGTACGAGACCAGCAGCCCCCAAGCTCAGAGCTGTATCCATCTCCTGAGTGAGGCCCACCTGCTCCTGAGGGCAGATCTCCTGGACCCTGGCGTGAGGGATCCAGCAGAACGAGGGGAGCTAGAGGCAGCGTTCCGGGAGAGCTGTGCCCAGCTCGGAGACTGCTACAGCAG gtttgaTAAAAGAGATTTTCATCTTGCCCTTCCCTACTACAAGATGTCTGGTCTGTCAGTGACGGATGTCATTGAGAGAAATGTTGCGTTTTCACAGAAATCCAAAAGCTTTGGAAAaggctttctgttttatttgaagCACTCCCTTTATGAGGAATCAAGCGAAGAACTAAGTGAA GAGACCGCAGGTCAAGTTTTGCACATCTTCAGCACAGCAGAACCCAGCCAGCTGCCCCATCTTGTGTGCAGTCCATGCATGCTTCATGCAAACCATGCTACTGCATTTACCTGTCTGGAGAAGCTGGAGGCAACGTTCCCCTCTGTGATAGTTACACTGACCAAAGCGGCCGTTGCACTGAAAATGGAGAACCTGGAACAGTATAAAACAGAAATGGGGCGCCATGCAGAG ATGCTGCAAGTCTATGGTTTCATTGAAGAgccaaagctgctgctgctgctcagtcATGAAGGTAAATCCATTGAACCCACTGCTCTGGCGCACCATCTGAAAGAGACCCAGGAGGGGCTGCTGGTGGCTTCGGTAGTGGCACTGCATGAGAATAACAAAGTGAAGCTGGGGGAGGCAGATACGTTCTTCAAG GAGCTCTGCAGAGAGACTGGTGATGAGAAAGATGGTCCTCAGCTGTTAGTTGATTTTTGGGAAGCACTCTTAGTGGCTTCTACCCAGGAAGCAGTAATCCAGGAGCTCCTGTTTAAACTGTCAACAGTGTACATTGATCGAATCTCCACTAAAGAGAACTCTGGCATAAAGCCGCTAAAAACGGCAGAAGATCTG ATCAATTCTTGCTCTCACTATGGATTGATTTTCCCATGGGTGAGTGTTATAACCCCGTCTGATTTTAACATGGATCACCATTACCAGGAAGACTTgcaaaaattacag TCTTTGTTAAGCGGTCCCTCTCTTGATCCATCATCAATATTTCCTTTACTGGAGCAACTGTCTGATAACGAGAGCCCTGGGCTCAGTATACATGTTCTCTGTGCCACGAAACTGGGAGACTATGAGAGCTGCATTGACAAGCTACTGGAGAGATGCCCACAAGCCATTATACCGTATGCAAACCATGAGCTTCAGCATGAAAAACAG CCTCTTTGGTGGCAGAAGGTTTTGCCTGaactttgtaaaaaaacaaaatgtgaggGGAATGAAAACAACACTTTCTTGTCTTCACTGAAAG AAACATTATTGGTTGTTGCCATGGAGCTGGACCCTCTGGATTTTCTGAACTTGATACCAGATGATGGAACAGCAGCATTTTTTCTGCCTTATGTGCTTGAATGCAGTCAAAAGAATTTGATGACATGA
- the LOC117416691 gene encoding tumor necrosis factor ligand superfamily member 10-like, translating into MACSSSVQILGFLLLFAILLQTIAVAVTFIYFTNALTTLKETFSKSSISCLGKSNSIRELLGDIEAENEDDPCWQVTQQLHLLIEKTMSNRYRKEISSVVKDEVSRVIPSLSTEIQGSPRPEIAAHLTGNFMSNEQKAGSAMIRRVKGQKIQTWESKKGLAFLHNLQFKNGELIVPRTGLYHIYSQTYFRHTAPSDGSEVFQRSVRNKQMLQYIYKVTSYPDPILLMKNARTTCWSKNTEYGLYSIYQAGVFELKANDRVFVTVSNISVVDMDEESSFFGAFLVS; encoded by the exons ATGGCTTGCTCCAGTTCTGTACAGATTCTCGGATTTCTACTGCTTTTTGCAATTCTTCTGCAAACCATAGCTGTGGCTGTCACTTTTATATACTTCACCAACGCCTTGACTACG CTGAAGGAAACATTTTCCAAGAGCAGTATTTCCTGCCTGGGGAAATCCAACTCCATCCGGGAGCTGTTGGGAGACATTGAAGCAGAGAACGAGGACGACCCCTGCTGGCAGGTCACGCAACAGCTCCACCTTTTAATAGAAAAG ACCATGTCAAATCGCTATCGGAAAGAAATATCTTCTGTTgtaaaag ATGAAGTGTCCCGAGTTATTCCATCCCTCTCCACTGAAATCCAAGGATCTCCACGCCCTGAGATAGCAGCTCACCTCACTGGGAATTTCATGAGCAATGAACAAAAAGCAGGAA gTGCAATGATTAGGAGAGTCAAAGGTCAAAAGATTCAGACCTGGGAATCTAAGAAAGGCCTGGCATTCCTGCACAATCTGCAGTTCAAGAACGGCGAGCTGATTGTTCCTAGAACTGGACTGTACCACATCTACTCCCAGACCTATTTCCGACACACAGCGCCCTCTGATGGCTCTGAAGTGTTTCAGAGATCCGTAAGGAACAAACAGATGCTGCAGTACATTTACAAAGTAACCTCTTATCCCGACCCCATACTCTTAATGAAAAATGCAAGGACAACATGCTGGTCCAAAAACACAGAGTACGGGCTGTATTCAATCTACCAAGCCGGAGTGTTTGAACTGAAAGCTAATGACAGAGTTTTTGTCACAGTCAGTAACATCAGTGTAGTAGACATGGATGAAGAGTCGAGTTTCTTTGGGGCCTTTTTGGTCAGCTAA
- the LOC117416697 gene encoding fetuin-B-like: protein MKLVGLFLLCTQLSVWAIDNPSNHMETGSCEEYGLIADLALRQINADRKEGYIFSLYRLSNVNLMHQRSQGIVYYLTIDVLETECHVLSKKEWKSCNERPEHESVYGHCLATIYINRIRKIDKLYSYNCTMRPVPAEKIVNRCPDCPILHTVDSGIITTADLLLNKYNNENGNANYFGVLNVTRASVQWNFGTSYSMQFTIQETVCTKAMSHVKVSQCEFMSCKFAHKGHCKGSYRNGPEVHMDISCEVFEPEASKPEEHPRLLGGEPHHKRQQNHLHIHEHHHHGDDDSCQPQKAIPMGTVQLLPAIDQSSLASLLDLPVVSEQVRPVLLPIIPGEAADEQKDSGAGGESDLVIFPFPETISEECPGQPKNQVDFIQSLFTEDPDLRHPVDILG from the exons ATGAAACTCGTCGGCTTGTTTTTGTTGTGTACACAGCTGTCTGTCTGGGCAATAGACAATCCTTCCAATCATATGGAAACAGGTTCCTGTGAAGAATATGGACTTATTGCTGACTTGGCCCTGCGTCAAATCAAtgctgacaggaaagaaggctaTATATTCAGCTTATACCGACTCTCCAATGTCAACCTAATGCACCAG CGATCTCAGGGGATTGTTTATTACCTGACGATAGACGTTCTGGAAACAGAATGCCATGTTCTCAGCAAGAAGGAGTGGAAGAGCTGCAACGAAAGACCAGAACATGAGTCT GTCTATGGGCACTGTCTGGCAACAATTTACATTAACCGGATTCGAAAAATAGATAAGCTGTACAGCTACAACTGCACCATGAGGCCAG tTCCAGCTGAAAAAATTGTGAATAGATGCCCTGACTGTCCAATATTACACACCGTCGACTCTGGTATAATAACAACAGCAGATTTGCTCCTTAATAAGtataacaatgaaaatggaaATGCAAACTATTTTGGCGTTTTGAATGTAACAAGAGCATCTGTGCAG TGGAATTTTGGTACATCCTACTCTATGCAATTCACCATCCAGGAAACTGTTTGCACCAAAGCAATGTCACATGTCAAGGTTTCCCAATGTGAATTCATGAGCTGCAAATTTGCT cacAAAGGTCATTGCAAAGGATCATATAGGAATGGCCCAGAAGTTCATATGGATATATCTTGTGAAGTTTTTGAACCAGAG GCCTCAAAACCTGAAGAACACCCACGCCTGCTTGGTGGAGAGCCTCACCACAAACGCCAACAAAATCACCTGCATATCCATGAGCACCATCACCATGGCGATGATGACTCCTGTCAGCCTCAGAAGGCCATCCCAATGGGAACTGTGCAGTTGCTCCCAGCTATTGACCAGTCATCGCTGGCATCCCTATTGGATCTTCCAGTTGTTTCAGAACAAGTGAGGCCAGTTCTTCTGCCCATTATTCCTGGTGAAGCAGCAGATGAGCAAAAGGATTCCGGTGCAGGGGGGGAGAGTGACTTGGTCATCTTTCCTTTCCCTGAAACCATTTCAGAAGAGTGTCCTGGGCAGCCGAAAAACCAAGTGGACTTCATTCAGTCCCTGTTTACAGAGGATCCAGATCTCCGGCACCCTGTTGATATTCTTGGGTGA